A window of the Microbacterium sp. LWH13-1.2 genome harbors these coding sequences:
- a CDS encoding LuxR C-terminal-related transcriptional regulator, with protein sequence MSTSTEMESETELVARAVRELAQRTRFPVAFGGLIDEGVVSVTSIVGNRTHSLDGLRVRPERGLGGRAMMELRPRMTNDYGSSQQITHDYDVFVLGEGLRTLLALPIVVSGRPRGVLYAGAWERTPVGGVTTAPAMQVAQSVAEELRIRDEVDRRLRSVSPAAESVAPRQREELRESFAELRSIAASVDDAGLRARIAQVERRLVLLAEDAVAPATGPVPIVHLSRRETDVLACAALGATNAEIGGQLGLREGTVKAYLGTAMSKLDASTRHAAVTKARRAGLLP encoded by the coding sequence GTGAGCACGTCGACAGAGATGGAATCCGAGACCGAGCTCGTCGCCAGAGCGGTGCGCGAGCTTGCTCAGCGCACCCGGTTCCCTGTCGCATTCGGCGGCCTGATCGATGAGGGCGTGGTCAGCGTCACGAGCATCGTGGGCAATCGCACCCATAGCCTCGACGGCCTCAGGGTGCGGCCGGAGCGCGGACTCGGCGGGCGGGCGATGATGGAACTCCGCCCCCGAATGACCAACGACTACGGCTCCTCGCAGCAGATCACCCACGACTACGACGTGTTCGTCCTCGGCGAAGGGCTGCGGACCCTGTTGGCGCTGCCCATCGTGGTGAGCGGTCGCCCGCGCGGCGTGCTCTACGCGGGGGCGTGGGAGCGGACCCCCGTCGGCGGCGTCACGACCGCACCCGCGATGCAGGTCGCGCAGTCCGTCGCGGAGGAGCTCCGTATCCGCGATGAGGTCGACCGGCGTCTGCGCTCCGTCTCGCCCGCCGCCGAGTCCGTCGCCCCACGCCAACGGGAAGAGCTCCGCGAGAGCTTCGCCGAGTTGCGCAGCATCGCCGCCTCCGTGGACGACGCGGGGCTTCGTGCACGCATCGCCCAGGTCGAACGCCGCCTCGTGCTGCTCGCGGAGGATGCCGTCGCCCCGGCGACCGGCCCGGTTCCCATCGTCCATCTCTCTCGCCGGGAGACCGACGTGCTCGCCTGCGCGGCCCTGGGGGCGACGAACGCCGAGATCGGTGGCCAGCTCGGCCTTCGCGAGGGGACCGTCAAGGCGTATCTCGGTACCGCGATGTCGAAGCTCGACGCATCGACCCGTCATGCCGCTGTGACCAAGGCACGGCGGGCGGGCCTCCTCCCCTGA
- a CDS encoding multidrug efflux SMR transporter yields the protein MPWIVLIASGVLEAVWATALGKSEGLTKLWPSVIFIGGLILSMIGLAFAMRDISTGTAYAVWVGIGATLTVVWAMVTGDSDISWLRILLLLGLVGCIVGLKLIDPGHE from the coding sequence ATGCCGTGGATCGTGCTGATCGCATCCGGAGTCCTCGAAGCCGTCTGGGCGACCGCCCTGGGCAAATCGGAGGGACTCACCAAACTCTGGCCGAGCGTCATCTTCATCGGCGGGCTGATCCTCTCGATGATCGGGCTCGCTTTCGCGATGCGCGACATCTCCACCGGAACCGCATATGCCGTCTGGGTGGGCATCGGCGCGACGCTCACCGTCGTCTGGGCAATGGTCACCGGCGACAGCGATATCTCCTGGCTGCGAATTCTGCTGCTGCTCGGACTCGTCGGATGCATCGTCGGACTGAAACTCATCGACCCCGGACACGAATGA
- a CDS encoding Lsr2 family protein → MARRIVHQLVDDIDGSVLDVGEGETVHFSLNGASYEIDLNTAHAEELRKAFEPYISAGRRAGSSGSVRSAAPRKRPGRNPEVAAIRAWANDNGYTLSERGRIPAPVVEAYNAAH, encoded by the coding sequence ATGGCGAGAAGAATTGTGCACCAGCTGGTCGATGACATCGACGGATCCGTACTCGATGTCGGCGAAGGCGAGACGGTTCATTTCTCGCTCAACGGCGCGTCGTATGAGATCGATCTGAATACCGCGCACGCGGAAGAACTGCGCAAGGCGTTCGAGCCCTACATCTCGGCCGGGCGCCGGGCGGGGTCGTCGGGTTCCGTGCGCTCTGCCGCTCCGAGAAAGCGTCCAGGACGCAATCCCGAGGTTGCAGCGATCCGCGCCTGGGCGAACGACAACGGTTACACGCTGTCGGAGCGGGGTCGAATTCCGGCTCCCGTGGTCGAGGCGTACAACGCCGCGCACTGA
- a CDS encoding MarR family transcriptional regulator produces MDNGSDASPRGNGVSDVIPHRGSHSPDGLAHSAIYDVESSDPRSLLVDRSGVAEEDLRQIALVMAALGDLRDAEQKLSLASRRYMQLNETDMRALHYLIVCANKGATATPGGIATHLGISTASTTKLLDRLEKGGHIRRAPHPTDRRALAITITPETRQAAMETVGRQQAKRFYSAARLTPEERDVVIRFLSDMAQEITLRDEPWAQAGVVSSE; encoded by the coding sequence ATGGACAACGGATCTGACGCCAGTCCCCGGGGGAACGGGGTGTCGGACGTGATCCCGCATCGGGGCTCCCACTCTCCTGACGGCCTCGCCCATTCGGCGATCTACGACGTCGAATCGAGCGATCCTCGGAGCCTGCTGGTCGATCGCTCAGGTGTCGCCGAGGAAGACCTGCGTCAGATCGCGCTGGTGATGGCGGCGCTCGGAGATCTGAGGGATGCCGAGCAGAAGCTTTCGCTCGCGTCGAGACGCTACATGCAGCTCAACGAGACAGACATGCGCGCGCTGCACTATCTGATCGTCTGCGCGAACAAGGGTGCGACGGCGACCCCCGGTGGCATCGCCACGCACCTCGGCATCTCGACGGCGTCGACGACCAAGCTTCTCGACCGCCTCGAGAAGGGCGGGCACATCCGTCGTGCACCGCACCCCACCGATCGACGCGCGCTCGCGATCACGATCACGCCCGAGACGCGCCAGGCTGCCATGGAGACCGTCGGTCGTCAGCAGGCAAAGCGCTTCTATTCAGCGGCGCGGTTGACGCCGGAAGAGCGCGACGTGGTCATCCGATTCCTCTCGGACATGGCGCAGGAGATCACGCTCCGGGATGAGCCGTGGGCCCAGGCCGGAGTCGTGTCGTCCGAGTGA
- the idi gene encoding isopentenyl-diphosphate Delta-isomerase → MDEVTLLSPDGVAIGVIAKDAVHTTDTPLHLAFSCHVLNRDGLLLVTRRALAKRTWPGVWTNSFCGHPRPGEDMTDAVHRRALDELGLRIAEVSLAIPDYRYRAVDASGIVENEICPVHVAVADGPLSPDPDEVSEWAWVDPAEFADAVTAAPFAFSPWLVEQLPRLRELGAV, encoded by the coding sequence TTGGATGAGGTCACCCTCCTTTCTCCGGATGGCGTCGCGATCGGGGTGATCGCGAAAGACGCGGTGCACACGACGGACACTCCCCTGCACCTGGCCTTCTCCTGCCACGTGCTCAACAGAGACGGTCTTCTGCTGGTGACGCGTCGGGCCCTCGCGAAGCGCACGTGGCCGGGCGTCTGGACGAACAGCTTCTGCGGCCACCCTCGCCCCGGCGAGGACATGACCGACGCCGTTCATCGCCGCGCGCTCGACGAGCTCGGCCTCCGCATCGCGGAAGTCTCGCTCGCGATCCCCGACTACCGATACCGCGCCGTGGATGCGAGCGGGATCGTCGAGAACGAGATCTGCCCTGTGCACGTCGCCGTCGCGGACGGGCCGCTCTCCCCTGACCCCGACGAGGTGTCCGAGTGGGCCTGGGTCGACCCGGCCGAATTCGCCGATGCCGTCACCGCCGCCCCCTTCGCTTTCAGCCCCTGGCTGGTGGAGCAGCTTCCCCGGCTGCGCGAGCTCGGGGCGGTATGA
- a CDS encoding polyprenyl synthetase family protein — MTVASTAIREEMSTRVEEVLRQRFAVHCENAETYGAEFAALWRATADHALGGKLVRPRLLLDIHRALAPGMGAEPSIAAVDIATHIELLHYAFLLHDDVIDGDLTRRKRPNLIGELAAASPGSTEEDSLHWARSSAILMGDLLLSAAIMGFARADVPAHARGRLLDLVEQTILETVAGEHTDVALSHGIIASDVDTVLTMSVYKTATYSFSLPLRAAALLAGSPVSAEETLQAVGRHLGLAYQLQDDLLCVFGDHRTHGKDAFSDLREGKETAIIAFARSTSAWPRIEPHFGSAELSLHDAAEIRERLRECGAERFVVGLIGDQLDAVYALLAQAELAGEISADAARSILVSASRLEGRQS, encoded by the coding sequence ATGACCGTGGCATCCACGGCGATCCGAGAAGAGATGAGCACCCGGGTCGAAGAGGTGCTGCGCCAGCGCTTCGCAGTGCACTGCGAGAACGCGGAGACGTACGGCGCGGAGTTCGCCGCGCTCTGGCGGGCGACGGCGGACCATGCTCTCGGCGGAAAGCTCGTGCGCCCGCGACTGCTCCTCGACATCCACCGGGCACTCGCCCCCGGCATGGGCGCCGAGCCGAGCATCGCCGCTGTGGACATCGCCACGCACATCGAGCTGCTGCACTACGCCTTCCTCCTGCACGACGACGTGATCGACGGAGACCTGACGCGACGCAAGCGGCCCAACCTGATCGGCGAGCTCGCTGCGGCCAGCCCGGGTTCGACGGAGGAGGACTCGCTGCACTGGGCGAGGTCCAGCGCGATCCTCATGGGCGACCTGCTGCTCTCTGCGGCGATCATGGGGTTCGCCCGTGCTGATGTGCCCGCGCACGCTCGAGGGCGCCTCCTCGATCTGGTCGAGCAGACGATCCTCGAGACCGTCGCAGGCGAGCACACCGACGTCGCCCTCAGCCACGGCATCATCGCCTCGGACGTCGACACCGTGCTCACCATGAGCGTGTACAAGACGGCGACCTACTCCTTCTCCCTTCCGTTGCGGGCGGCCGCGCTGCTGGCAGGATCCCCCGTGTCAGCGGAGGAGACTCTGCAGGCGGTCGGACGCCACCTGGGCTTGGCGTATCAATTGCAGGACGACCTCCTGTGCGTGTTCGGCGACCACCGCACGCACGGCAAGGACGCATTCTCGGATCTGCGCGAGGGCAAGGAGACGGCGATCATCGCATTCGCCCGGTCGACGAGCGCCTGGCCCCGCATCGAACCGCACTTCGGGTCGGCCGAGCTGAGCCTGCACGATGCCGCGGAGATCCGCGAAAGACTCCGCGAATGCGGCGCCGAGCGATTCGTGGTCGGCCTGATCGGCGACCAGCTGGATGCCGTCTACGCACTGCTCGCGCAGGCGGAACTGGCCGGGGAGATCAGCGCGGATGCGGCGCGGTCGATCCTGGTCTCCGCCTCCCGTCTCGAGGGCCGCCAGTCATGA
- a CDS encoding squalene/phytoene synthase family protein, translated as MTPPTNDAPEESLGRFSRAADTASTEVIRTYSTSFGLATRLLGQRHRQHVRNIYAMVRIADEIVDGVAAQAGLDASAQTEALASYVAETHRAIRVGYSTDLVLHAFARTARECGIGEDLTQPFFDSMGADIADATDFTAYDAEAHERYVYGSAEVVGLMCLRVFLRDETRTEKEREILEHGARQLGAAFQNVNFLRDLADDTDRLQRGYLGESGRLSDADRDAWVRTISTQLDDARRSIPLLPKDARAAVRSAQALFESLTRRVAKTPAATLYERRVRVPDPVKALLAARSVLVTSVERDR; from the coding sequence ATGACCCCGCCGACGAACGACGCCCCGGAGGAGAGCCTGGGGCGGTTCAGTCGAGCCGCCGACACCGCGTCCACGGAAGTGATCCGCACCTACTCCACGTCGTTCGGGCTGGCCACGCGGCTGCTCGGTCAGAGACACCGGCAGCACGTGCGGAACATCTACGCGATGGTCCGAATCGCCGACGAGATCGTCGACGGCGTCGCCGCTCAGGCCGGCCTCGACGCCTCTGCCCAGACCGAGGCTCTCGCCTCGTACGTCGCCGAGACCCATCGTGCGATCCGAGTCGGCTACAGCACCGACCTCGTCCTGCACGCGTTCGCACGGACCGCTCGGGAGTGCGGCATCGGCGAGGACCTCACCCAGCCATTCTTCGACTCGATGGGCGCCGACATCGCTGATGCCACGGACTTCACCGCCTACGACGCGGAGGCGCACGAGCGCTACGTCTACGGCTCCGCCGAAGTGGTGGGGTTGATGTGCCTCCGGGTGTTCCTGCGCGACGAGACCCGCACCGAGAAGGAGCGCGAGATCCTCGAGCACGGAGCCCGACAGCTCGGCGCGGCCTTTCAGAACGTCAACTTCCTCCGCGACCTCGCCGACGACACCGATCGACTGCAGCGAGGGTATCTGGGCGAATCGGGACGCCTCAGCGATGCGGACCGAGATGCGTGGGTGCGCACGATCTCGACCCAGCTCGACGATGCCCGGCGCTCGATCCCTCTTCTGCCGAAAGACGCGCGCGCTGCCGTGCGCAGTGCGCAGGCCCTCTTCGAATCGCTGACCCGACGTGTGGCGAAGACGCCCGCGGCCACCCTCTACGAGCGGAGGGTCCGCGTGCCCGATCCCGTCAAAGCCCTGCTCGCCGCGCGATCCGTGCTGGTGACGTCCGTGGAGCGTGACCGATGA
- the crtI gene encoding phytoene desaturase family protein, with product MSRVAVIGAGVAGLAVAGLLARDGHDVTVYEKNSRVGGRAGTIEREGFRFDSGPSWYLMPEVFDHFFAMMGTSTEEQLDLTLLDPGYRVFQAPGADGSPAPSVTVPSGRAEVSRLFESREPGAAKALDAYLDSAHDARVMAERYFLYNPFTRLRGLMTPEVLRALPRLFTLLGTRLQSFAARRFRDPMIRQLLGYPAVFLGTDPRTAPAMYHLMSALDLDEGVSYPQGGFWRVVERIAELAEGAGVRIVLNADVTAISTGIRSGAASVTGVEWRDAEGTARRADADIVVSGADLHHTETALLPPHLRTYPDSWWQRRTSGPGAVLVMLGIRGSLPELPHHSLFFTEDWDANFDAIFGDQPVVPSPASTYVCRPSATDDTVAPEGHENLFVLVPVPADTDLGGGGSDGAGSARIEQAADDAIDQISQWAGIPDLRERIVVRETKGPADFRDDYNSWRGGMLGPAHILSQSAMFRAQNASRRVSGLYYAGATTAPGVGVPMCLISAEIVLKRIRGDHSSGPLDVSTAAPAKSGTA from the coding sequence ATGAGCCGGGTCGCCGTCATCGGCGCGGGCGTCGCCGGCCTCGCCGTCGCCGGGCTCCTCGCGCGCGACGGCCACGACGTGACCGTCTACGAGAAGAACAGCAGAGTCGGAGGGCGTGCGGGCACCATCGAGCGCGAGGGTTTCCGCTTCGACTCGGGCCCGTCGTGGTACCTGATGCCCGAGGTCTTCGACCACTTCTTCGCGATGATGGGCACCTCGACCGAGGAGCAGCTCGATCTGACGCTCCTCGACCCCGGTTACCGCGTCTTCCAGGCACCGGGCGCTGACGGCAGCCCGGCGCCGTCCGTCACCGTGCCCTCGGGGCGCGCGGAGGTGTCGCGGCTGTTCGAGTCACGCGAGCCCGGCGCCGCGAAGGCGCTGGACGCATACCTCGATTCGGCGCACGATGCCCGCGTCATGGCCGAGCGGTACTTCCTCTACAACCCGTTCACCCGGCTGCGCGGGCTGATGACGCCCGAGGTGCTGCGAGCCCTCCCCCGACTGTTCACGCTGCTCGGCACGCGCCTGCAGTCGTTCGCCGCACGACGCTTCCGCGATCCGATGATCCGGCAGCTGCTGGGGTACCCGGCCGTCTTCCTGGGCACCGACCCGCGTACGGCGCCCGCGATGTACCACCTCATGAGCGCACTCGATCTCGACGAGGGCGTCAGCTATCCGCAGGGCGGCTTCTGGCGGGTCGTCGAGCGCATCGCCGAGTTGGCAGAGGGCGCGGGCGTGCGGATCGTGCTGAATGCCGACGTCACCGCGATCAGCACCGGCATCCGCTCCGGCGCGGCATCCGTGACCGGCGTCGAATGGCGCGACGCCGAGGGAACCGCGCGCCGCGCGGACGCCGACATCGTGGTCTCCGGAGCCGACCTGCACCACACCGAGACGGCACTGCTCCCGCCGCACCTGCGCACCTACCCCGACTCGTGGTGGCAGCGACGCACGAGCGGGCCCGGTGCCGTGCTGGTGATGCTCGGCATCCGAGGCTCCCTCCCCGAGCTCCCCCACCACTCCCTGTTCTTCACCGAGGACTGGGATGCCAACTTCGACGCCATCTTCGGCGATCAGCCCGTGGTCCCCTCGCCCGCGTCGACCTACGTGTGTCGCCCGAGCGCGACCGACGACACGGTCGCGCCGGAGGGGCATGAGAACCTCTTCGTGCTGGTCCCCGTCCCCGCCGACACCGATCTCGGCGGCGGCGGATCCGACGGCGCAGGCTCCGCACGCATCGAGCAGGCTGCCGACGACGCGATCGACCAGATCTCGCAGTGGGCGGGTATCCCCGACCTCCGCGAACGCATCGTCGTCCGCGAGACGAAGGGCCCTGCGGACTTCCGCGACGACTACAACTCGTGGCGGGGCGGCATGCTGGGCCCCGCGCACATCCTGTCGCAGAGTGCGATGTTCCGCGCGCAGAACGCCTCGCGCCGGGTCTCGGGGCTCTACTACGCGGGCGCCACCACCGCACCGGGCGTCGGCGTGCCGATGTGCCTCATCAGCGCCGAGATCGTGCTCAAGCGGATCCGCGGCGATCATTCGTCCGGACCTCTCGACGTCTCGACCGCCGCCCCTGCGAAGAGCGGAACCGCGTGA
- a CDS encoding lycopene cyclase domain-containing protein, which produces MGFVYLALLLATLGCMLLLDRRFRLFFWRDAVSASVVTVTGLAFFLIWDVAGIAGGIFFRGEAAVATGIVLAPELPIEEPVFLLFLVVCTMIVYTGAVRILSSIRRRSAVEELS; this is translated from the coding sequence ATGGGGTTCGTGTACCTGGCGCTCCTCCTCGCGACCCTCGGCTGCATGCTTCTGCTCGACCGGCGCTTCCGGCTGTTCTTCTGGCGCGACGCGGTCTCAGCATCCGTCGTGACGGTGACGGGACTCGCCTTCTTCCTGATCTGGGATGTCGCCGGGATCGCCGGGGGGATCTTCTTCCGCGGTGAGGCCGCCGTGGCGACCGGTATCGTGCTCGCACCCGAGCTCCCGATCGAGGAGCCGGTGTTCCTGCTCTTCCTCGTGGTGTGCACCATGATCGTCTACACCGGCGCAGTGCGCATCCTGTCGAGCATCCGCCGCCGCTCCGCCGTGGAGGAGCTCTCATGA
- a CDS encoding lycopene cyclase domain-containing protein: protein MTYLQLSAWFVGASIVAAIVLSILAGRHRAHAGAVAVTIAVLVILTAVFDTVMIATGLFHYSPEHLLGVHVGLAPLEDFAYPIAGAILLPALWAALRARRVKADRRATAEDAS, encoded by the coding sequence ATGACGTACCTGCAGCTCTCGGCGTGGTTCGTCGGCGCGTCGATCGTGGCGGCCATAGTGCTCTCGATCCTCGCCGGGCGGCATCGAGCCCACGCGGGCGCGGTCGCGGTGACCATCGCGGTGCTCGTCATCCTCACCGCCGTCTTCGACACCGTGATGATCGCGACAGGACTCTTCCACTACTCTCCCGAGCACCTCCTCGGTGTGCACGTCGGTCTCGCCCCGCTCGAGGACTTCGCCTATCCGATCGCAGGCGCCATCCTCCTGCCCGCCCTGTGGGCCGCGCTCCGCGCCCGCCGCGTGAAGGCCGACCGACGAGCAACCGCCGAGGACGCCTCATGA
- a CDS encoding prenyltransferase, producing MTAPAARGSVGRDFAQIVLSSRPISWINTAFPFAAAYLLSTREIDLTLIIGTLYFVVPYNLAMYGINDVFDYASDLANPRKGGIEGALLSPRIHRATLWAAAATNIPFLVYLVVVGNPASWVWLAISVFAVIAYSAPGLRFKERPFLDSTTSSLHFVTPAIVGLTLATGTITPTAVIVLVAFFLWGMAAHAFGAVQDIGPDREGGIGSIATVIGARATVRLSIALWTLAGAAMLFTTWPGPLGALLAVPYIVNAAPWWNVTDETSGGTNRAWRRFIALNYFAGFLATMILILAWIS from the coding sequence ATGACCGCGCCCGCCGCCCGCGGATCCGTCGGCCGCGACTTCGCACAGATCGTCCTGTCGTCGCGCCCCATCAGCTGGATCAACACCGCCTTCCCGTTCGCGGCCGCCTACCTGCTCAGCACACGCGAGATCGATCTCACGCTGATCATCGGCACCCTCTACTTCGTCGTTCCGTACAACCTCGCGATGTACGGCATCAACGACGTCTTCGACTACGCCTCCGACCTCGCCAACCCGCGCAAGGGAGGCATCGAGGGCGCACTCCTCTCGCCCCGCATCCACCGCGCCACCCTGTGGGCTGCGGCGGCGACGAACATCCCGTTCCTCGTCTACCTCGTCGTCGTCGGCAACCCGGCGTCGTGGGTCTGGCTGGCGATCAGCGTCTTCGCCGTGATCGCGTACTCGGCACCCGGGCTTCGGTTCAAAGAGCGTCCGTTCCTGGACTCGACGACCTCGAGCCTGCATTTCGTGACGCCGGCGATCGTCGGTCTCACCCTCGCCACCGGGACCATCACCCCCACCGCGGTCATCGTCCTCGTCGCCTTCTTCCTGTGGGGCATGGCCGCTCACGCGTTCGGCGCGGTGCAGGACATCGGCCCCGACCGCGAGGGCGGCATCGGCTCGATCGCCACGGTCATCGGCGCACGAGCCACAGTGCGGCTGTCGATCGCTCTGTGGACCCTCGCCGGGGCGGCCATGCTGTTCACCACCTGGCCGGGGCCGCTGGGCGCTCTGCTCGCCGTGCCCTACATCGTGAACGCCGCCCCCTGGTGGAACGTCACCGATGAGACGTCGGGCGGCACGAACCGCGCCTGGCGACGCTTCATCGCACTCAACTACTTCGCCGGCTTCCTCGCGACGATGATCCTCATCCTCGCCTGGATCTCCTGA
- a CDS encoding MMPL family transporter: MSSPEHAPTPPTRERTRRHSWVRVLIPVVLILVWLVGAGLGGPLFGKVDEVSSNDQTSYLPESADATQVQKLLGEFNDSDAIPAIAVFVADGELSESDIQTISDAVADAPSVEGVSEDVSPALTSEDGKAIQAFIPIEGDAELADAIEALGAQLRDAAPDGVTVYITGPAGFSADLVAGFAGIDGLLLGVALLAVLVILVLVYRSLLLPIVVLSTSLFALCVALLVVWWLAKFEVLLLSGQTQGILFILVIGAATDYALLFVARFREELRIAQDKGTAVLAAWKGSFEPIVASGGTVIAGLLCLLLSDLKSNSTLGPVAAIGIVFAMLAALTLLPALLLLFGRAVFWPRRPKFEPEVVAEEHGMRKTGLWARLAHLITKRPRIIWVVTTLVLLAGAAGVLQLNAVGVPQSDLVLGASEARDGQVALGEHFPGGSGSPVYVVVAEEQLQDAADVLLADDGIDGVTVTAADSPSGSATVTADGLEAVGPPGTAAAEPTVVDGEVLLQGTLTDAADSDAAAATVRDLRTQLDDLDALVGGVTATAIDTNDASIHDRNLIIPVILVVIMLILMLLLRSILAPVLLILTTVLSFGTAMGVSALVFNGVFDFPGADPAVPLYGFVFLVALGIDYNIFLMTRVREESLEHGTREGVLRGLSITGGVITSAGLVLAATFAALSVIPILFLVQLAFIVAFGVLLDTFVVRSLLVPALAYDLGRVIWWPSKLWRRGRD, encoded by the coding sequence ATGTCCAGCCCTGAGCACGCGCCCACTCCGCCGACCCGCGAACGCACGCGTCGACACTCCTGGGTCCGCGTCCTCATCCCCGTGGTCCTGATCCTCGTCTGGTTGGTGGGCGCAGGACTCGGCGGTCCGCTGTTCGGCAAGGTCGACGAGGTGTCGTCGAACGACCAGACCAGCTACCTGCCCGAGTCTGCTGACGCCACGCAGGTGCAGAAGCTCCTCGGGGAGTTCAACGACAGCGACGCGATCCCTGCCATCGCCGTCTTCGTCGCCGATGGCGAGCTCTCGGAGTCCGACATCCAGACCATCTCGGATGCCGTCGCGGACGCCCCCTCCGTGGAAGGTGTGAGCGAGGACGTGTCACCCGCGCTCACCTCGGAGGACGGCAAGGCGATCCAGGCGTTCATTCCGATCGAGGGCGACGCAGAGCTGGCAGACGCGATCGAGGCGCTGGGTGCGCAGCTCCGCGACGCCGCTCCCGATGGCGTCACCGTCTACATCACGGGACCTGCCGGCTTCAGCGCCGACCTCGTCGCCGGCTTCGCCGGTATCGACGGCCTGCTGCTCGGTGTCGCCCTCCTGGCCGTCCTCGTCATCCTCGTGCTGGTCTACCGTTCCTTGCTGCTGCCGATCGTCGTGCTCTCGACCAGTCTGTTCGCCCTGTGCGTGGCGCTGCTGGTCGTGTGGTGGTTGGCCAAATTCGAGGTGCTGCTGCTCAGCGGCCAGACGCAGGGCATCCTGTTCATCCTGGTGATCGGAGCCGCCACCGACTACGCCCTTCTGTTCGTCGCGAGGTTCCGAGAAGAGCTGCGCATCGCACAGGACAAGGGCACTGCCGTGCTGGCCGCCTGGAAGGGCTCGTTCGAGCCGATCGTGGCCTCCGGCGGAACCGTGATCGCAGGGCTCCTGTGCCTGCTGCTCAGCGACCTCAAGTCGAACAGCACGCTCGGCCCGGTGGCCGCGATCGGCATCGTGTTCGCGATGCTCGCGGCGCTCACCCTGCTGCCGGCACTGCTGCTGCTGTTCGGACGTGCGGTCTTCTGGCCCCGGCGCCCGAAGTTCGAGCCGGAGGTCGTGGCCGAAGAGCACGGTATGCGCAAGACCGGCCTGTGGGCACGACTGGCGCATCTGATCACGAAGCGCCCTCGCATCATCTGGGTCGTCACGACGCTGGTGCTGCTGGCGGGTGCCGCGGGTGTGCTGCAGCTCAACGCCGTCGGCGTTCCGCAGTCCGATCTGGTGCTCGGCGCGTCCGAGGCCCGGGACGGTCAGGTCGCGCTCGGCGAGCACTTCCCCGGCGGCTCCGGCAGCCCGGTGTACGTCGTGGTCGCGGAGGAGCAGCTGCAGGATGCGGCCGATGTGCTCCTCGCCGACGACGGGATCGACGGGGTGACGGTCACGGCAGCCGATTCGCCGAGCGGTTCGGCCACGGTCACCGCGGACGGACTGGAAGCGGTCGGCCCTCCGGGAACAGCTGCCGCTGAGCCCACCGTCGTCGACGGCGAGGTGCTGTTGCAGGGAACGCTGACGGACGCGGCCGACTCCGACGCGGCGGCCGCGACCGTTCGGGACCTGCGCACTCAGCTCGACGACCTCGACGCTCTCGTCGGTGGAGTCACGGCGACGGCCATCGACACGAACGACGCATCCATTCATGATCGCAACCTGATCATCCCGGTGATCCTGGTCGTCATCATGCTCATCCTGATGCTGCTGCTGCGGTCGATCCTTGCACCGGTGCTGCTGATCCTCACGACCGTGCTGTCATTCGGCACGGCGATGGGCGTCTCGGCACTGGTCTTCAACGGCGTGTTCGACTTCCCGGGCGCCGACCCCGCGGTTCCGCTCTACGGATTCGTGTTCCTCGTGGCGCTGGGCATCGACTACAACATCTTCCTGATGACCAGGGTGCGGGAGGAATCGCTCGAGCATGGAACCCGTGAGGGGGTGCTCCGGGGCCTGTCGATCACGGGCGGCGTCATCACATCGGCCGGGCTGGTTCTTGCGGCGACGTTCGCTGCGCTCTCGGTGATCCCGATCCTGTTCCTCGTGCAGCTCGCGTTCATCGTCGCGTTCGGCGTGCTGCTCGACACGTTCGTGGTGCGCTCGCTGCTGGTGCCGGCTCTCGCCTACGACCTGGGTCGAGTCATCTGGTGGCCGTCGAAGCTGTGGCGTCGCGGCCGGGACTGA
- a CDS encoding HNH endonuclease, which produces MRTLVLNAGYEPLAIVSFKRALVLVMNDKATVVEHIEDDPVWGSHGVYDRPAVIVLSRYVRIPISRRVPVTRRGVLRRDNHRCGYCGKAASTIDHVMPRSRGGADSWENLVACCLRCNNTKSDRTPQEMRWELRFAPRPPHGTAWTVRGIERSDPRWEPYLALAA; this is translated from the coding sequence ATGCGCACACTTGTACTGAACGCAGGATACGAACCGCTCGCGATCGTGTCGTTCAAGAGAGCCCTGGTCCTGGTCATGAATGACAAGGCGACCGTGGTCGAACACATCGAGGACGACCCCGTCTGGGGCAGCCACGGAGTCTACGATCGCCCCGCCGTCATCGTCCTCTCGCGCTACGTCCGTATCCCGATCAGCCGGCGGGTGCCTGTGACCCGGCGGGGAGTGCTGCGTCGCGACAACCATCGCTGCGGATACTGCGGCAAAGCGGCCTCGACCATCGACCATGTGATGCCCCGTTCACGCGGGGGAGCGGACTCCTGGGAGAACCTGGTCGCCTGCTGCCTTCGCTGCAACAACACCAAGAGCGACCGCACACCGCAGGAGATGAGGTGGGAGCTGCGGTTCGCGCCTCGGCCGCCGCACGGCACCGCCTGGACTGTCCGCGGCATCGAACGCAGCGATCCTCGGTGGGAGCCGTACCTGGCACTCGCGGCATGA